A region from the Triticum urartu cultivar G1812 chromosome 1, Tu2.1, whole genome shotgun sequence genome encodes:
- the LOC125539836 gene encoding uric acid degradation bifunctional protein TTL-like, giving the protein MATLTVEDVLRVNGSRRFAVALAAASPFGSLADALLAARRIWRNEVDVPGWLEAFAANPPIGTTSLSISKWSKEEQSVARSTATHSTAQDLSEWNAKYRDKFGFVFLICATGRTAPEVLAELKRRYANTMIVELEIAAEEELKITELRLAKLFSPETAAPRL; this is encoded by the exons ATGGCGACGCTGACTGTTGAGGACGTGCTGCGGGTGAATGGCAGTCGCCGGTTCGCCGTCGCGCTGGCCGCCGCCTCCCCCTTCGGCTCTCTCGCCGACGCGCTACTCGCCGCCCGCCGCATCTGGCGCAACGAG GTGGACGTGCCTGGATGGCTGGAGGCCTTCGCCGCCAACCCGCCCATCGGCACCACCTCCCTCTCCATCTCCAA ATGGAGCAAGGAGGAGCAATCAGTTGCGCGTTCCACAGCGACTCATTCGACTGCACAG GACTTGTCCGAATGGAATGCCAAATACAGGGACAAGTTTGGGTTTGTCTTTCTGATATGCGCAACTGGGAGGACCGCCCCCGAGGTCTTAGCTGAGCTCAAG AGGCGTTATGCAAATACGATGATTGTTGAACTTGAGATTGCGGCAGAGGAAGAACTGAAGATAACTGAACTGCGTCTTGCAAAACTTTTCTC